From Coffea arabica cultivar ET-39 chromosome 9c, Coffea Arabica ET-39 HiFi, whole genome shotgun sequence, one genomic window encodes:
- the LOC140014038 gene encoding cysteine-rich repeat secretory protein 55-like, with protein sequence MASFHRLLLLFTILCICTAESAELWSQFCNHNSQINSTQLSANIDSLLAELMSGTVQNGFSTISYGKAEDQVFGLAQCRGDVSSEDCSSCVEDASKQIRKLCPSQSDARIWYDYCFMRYGTNKFFGQVDTSVGIIFYNVENVTDPDSFNKELVSLSDKISSEAVKPGNKGLGRGKKQLSPFLTLYELAQCTRDLTPLSCDQCLAIAIGNFPIFCNNKKGCRVLHGSCIVRYELYPFFFPLDPKETLVNMPLKYYHSSTVHNP encoded by the coding sequence ATGGCTTCCTTTCATAGACTTCTTCTCTTATTTACAATACTCTGCATCTGCACAGCTGAATCCGCAGAGCTTTGGAGTCAGTTTTGCAATCACAATTCTCAAATAAATAGTACCCAGTTGTCAGCAAACATCGATAGTTTATTGGCTGAATTGATGTCAGGAACTGTCCAGAATGGTTTCAGCACCATCTCCTACGGCAAAGCCGAAGACCAAGTCTTTGGCCTGGCACAATGCAGAGGAGATGTGAGCAGCGAAGACTGCTCGAGCTGCGTTGAAGATGCATCAAAACAAATTCGCAAACTTTGCCCAAGTCAATCTGATGCTcgaatttggtatgattactgTTTTATGAGATATGGTACCAACAAATTCTTCGGACAAGTTGATACATCAGTTGGGATAATCTTCTACAATGTTGAGAATGTAACCGATCCTGATTCTTTCAACAAAGAACTGGTAAGTTTGTCAGATAAGATCAGTTCAGAGGCTGTTAAGCCCGGAAACAAAGGGCTTGGGAGAGGAAAGAAACAGTTGTCACCTTTTCTGACTTTATATGAACTGGCTCAATGCACTAGGGACCTCACGCCGCTTTCTTGCGATCAGTGCTTGGCCATAGCAATTGGGAACTTCCCTATCTTCTGCAATAACAAGAAAGGATGCCGAGTTCTCCACGGTAGCTGCATCGTCCGTTATGAGTTATATCcgtttttctttcctcttgatCCAAAAGAGACCTTAGTCAATATGCCTCTAAAGTACTACCACTCGTCTACAGTACACAACCCTTAA
- the LOC113707723 gene encoding protein SRG1 → MEESPLQFVNFGKSLIVPSVQELAKQPISKIPPRYVHHDEESPIVSHETSLPAVPVIDVERLLSENSMDSELEKLHLACKDWGFFQVVNHGVSTSLLDCLRNEITDFFKLPFEEKKALWQEPENHEGFGQLFVVSEEQKLDWSDMFYITTLPDKLRKVELFEKLPLKLRDAMEAYSLEVKILAMTLLREMAKVLKIDEEELKGLFSDGVQSMRMNYYPPCPEPEMAIGFNPHSDADALTILFQLNGTPGLQIRKDGRWLPVMPLPDALIVNVGDIIEILSNGLYRSIEHRATVNSDRERLSIATFYSSNLDAEVAPARSLIGPHNPAGFRSIPVEKFIREFFAAKVHGKAHLEFMKIQAGEHQSC, encoded by the exons ATGGAGGAGTCACCTCTACAGTTCGTCAACTTTGGCAAATCCCTCATAGTTCCCAGTGTCCAGGAGCTTGCCAAACAGCCCATCTCAAAAATCCCACCTCGATACGTTCATCACGACGAAGAATCACCCATTGTTTCTCACGAAACTTCGCTTCCAGCAGTACCCGTCATCGATGTTGAGAGATTGCTGTCTGAAAATTCCATGGATTCTGAGTTGGAGAAGCTTCACTTAGCTTGCAAGGACTGGGGATTCTTCCAG GTCGTAAACCATGGAGTTTCTACTTCATTGCTAGATTGCTTGAGGAATGAAATTACAGATTTCTTCAAACTTCCTTTTGAGGAAAAGAAGGCCTTATGGCAAGAGCCAGAGAATCACGAGGGCTTTGGGCAGCTCTTTGTTGTATCAGAGGAGCAGAAGCTTGACTGGTCAGACATGTTTTACATAACCACCCTCCCTGATAAACTTAGGAAAGTGGAATTATTCGAAAAGCTGCCCCTAAAACTCAg AGATGCAATGGAAGCTTACTCTCTGGAAGTCAAAATCCTAGCCATGACACTATTAAGGGAAATGGCTAAGGTTCTGAAGATTGATGAGGAGGAACTGAAAGGCTTGTTTAGTGATGGTGTACAGTCTATGCGTATGAACTACTATCCTCCATGCCCAGAGCCAGAAATGGCAATTGGTTTCAATCCGCACTCAGATGCAGATGCTTTGACAATTCTATTTCAGCTGAATGGAACACCAGGCCTCCAGATACGGAAAGACGGAAGATGGCTACCAGTAATGCCACTTCCAGATGCATTAATAGTCAATGTTGGTGACATAATAGAG ATCCTCAGCAATGGCTTGTATCGGAGTATTGAGCACAGAGCAACAGTGAATTCTGACAGAGAACGGCTATCTATTGCTACATTTTATAGCTCTAACCTAGACGCAGAAGTGGCCCCTGCTCGCAGCCTTATTGGACCACACAATCCAGCAGGTTTTCGTAGTATTCCAGTAGAAAAGTTCATCAGGGAATTCTTTGCAGCAAAGGTCCATGGTAAAGCACACTTGGAATTCATGAAGATACAAGCGGGAGAACATCAAAGTTGTTGA